TGCTCCAAAACTATGCGGTGAACGTTTGTTGCTTTCGATAGACATTGGGGCTTTCCCCGGTATATGCTCTGAATTTTTTATAAAACCAGTCTGTATCCGTATATCCAACCTCGCTGGCAATTTCGTAAATCCGCAAATTGGTGGATATCAACAGAAGCTTGGCTTTTTCCATCCGCTGCTGCATTAAATAATGATTAAAGGATATGTTCTCTTCCATTTTGAATTTTTGACCAAGATAGGCACAATTGAAATGAAGCATGTCGGAAATCTTCTTCAGTGTAATGTCACTGCTCAGATGATCACGTACATATGCTTTTACAATCTTGATCACCTGGCCGGAATGCAGATGTTTACCTTCCAGATGAATAGGTGATTTGAAGGTGGATGGAAATCTCTTCGCGGGCTCCGCGTCCAGCCTGAGCTTGAGCTGATCCAGACTGTTGAGGAGGGCGGAGGCCCGGACGGGGCCTGGCAAATAATCGCTGACCTGATACGCCAAAGCTTTGCGTACAAGCCTGAAATGATCCACTCCGCCCATGAAAAGGATCGGAATCTGGCTTTTCTTTCGAATATAGTGGCATACCCACAAACCTGCAGCAGCACATCCTCCCGTGTTCACGAGTACGACAGAAAATTCCCGCTCTGCCAAAGCCAGCAAAGCGGCTTGCGCAGAGACTACACAATCTCCGATGGCATAATCGGATCTGTAGCGCCCCAGCAGCTTCTGTAATTCTCCGCAAGCATGGCGGTTGAAATCCACAAGCAAGATGTTATGCATGAAGGAAACCTCACTTTCGCTTGATTTGAATCCCTCTGAGCCTCAAACCCTCTCGAAACCAGTATGACTCATGTCTTTATTTCATTATGGGAATAAAAGAAAGCGCATACAATGTGCATTTCTTTGCAGATGGTCCATTTGTTTACCAATTAATGTTGAAAATACGCTAACTTGGATTCAAATTGCCAAAACCTATATTTTGACAGGGTAAACACCTTTACTTTAACAGGTTGTTAACGCTTTCATTCAAGAGCTACACTTTTGATGGAAAACGGTAAGCCATATTCAAGGGGGGACAACGATGAGAAAAAATACGTTCATGATGATTAGCCTTGTTCTTGTAATGTTTCTGTTGATTACCGCGTGCAGTACCGGCTCCAGCGCACAGACAGAGCCAGAAACGAAAGCACCGCAGGAGGAGCAGACTACGAACGAAACAGAACCCAAGAATGAGACATCAACGCCGGAGATGGATTTTGACATGGGGGGAAGAACGATTAAGGTGGTTGCCTGGTGGAACATGGAAATGACCGATAGCAACCCGGACAACATTCAGCGCATCGAGAATCTGGAAGCACTCAAGAAAAAGCACAACTTTAACATCGAATACATTTCGATCGATTTTGGCGAGTACCAGGAGAAGGTCGTGGCCTCCCTGATGGCGGGAGAACCGCTAGGGGACATTGTTCGGCTGGGCAAAAGCTACGCTATCCCGGCATTGACCAAGCAAGATCTGTTATGGCCAGTGGATGAGTATACCAAGAACGATAAAGTGTTTAACCAGAAAACGACCAACCAATACATGCAGTATGAAGGCAGGGGTTATGGATTTACCGAGGATCAATCTTCATTTATCAGTGGTATTTTTTATAATCGCACACTTATGCAGGAACTCGGCATGAAGCCGCTGCAGGAATATGTGGACGAAGATCAGTGGAACTGGGATACGTTTAT
Above is a window of Paenibacillus sp. E222 DNA encoding:
- a CDS encoding helix-turn-helix domain-containing protein, which gives rise to MHNILLVDFNRHACGELQKLLGRYRSDYAIGDCVVSAQAALLALAEREFSVVLVNTGGCAAAGLWVCHYIRKKSQIPILFMGGVDHFRLVRKALAYQVSDYLPGPVRASALLNSLDQLKLRLDAEPAKRFPSTFKSPIHLEGKHLHSGQVIKIVKAYVRDHLSSDITLKKISDMLHFNCAYLGQKFKMEENISFNHYLMQQRMEKAKLLLISTNLRIYEIASEVGYTDTDWFYKKFRAYTGESPNVYRKQQTFTA